One stretch of Armigeres subalbatus isolate Guangzhou_Male chromosome 2, GZ_Asu_2, whole genome shotgun sequence DNA includes these proteins:
- the LOC134210951 gene encoding uncharacterized protein LOC134210951 — MVTEGSHGQNLSRAEPVSKMCFPITTAGCLWPEKLGQLPASLGVQIFPLTLSSKQVKCITPLVSFTRWNRLSCPQSNTEEPTSLNCTSSLNCAAIIGNDKLQTSALRRAQLNNEKK, encoded by the exons ATG GTCACGGAAGGAAGTCACGGGCAGAACCTTTCACGAGCAGAACCTGTGTCGAAGATGTGTTTCCCGATTACTACAGCCGGATGCTTGTGGCCTGAGAAATTGGGCCAACTGCCTGCTTCGCTTGGGGTGCAAATTTTCCCGCTCACATTGTCATCGAAGCAAGTTAAATGTATAACCCCATTGGTCTCGTTCACACGCTGGAATCGTTTGAGTTGTCCACAAAGTAACACCGAAG AACCAACATCGCTGAACTGCACTTCATCGCTGAACTGCGCTGCAATAATCGgaaacgacaagctacaaacaTCCGCGCTCCGACGAGCCCAATTAAATAATGAAAAGAAATAA